The Micromonospora sp. NBC_00421 DNA window AGCCGTCCCGTGCGGACTTCCGGAATCGGACCGAGGGGTTCCTCCATGCTCGCCTTCTCACCTGTGCACGACGCGGCTGTCGCCGCGGGTTCCTTCGTCGGCTGGCTCGCCGAGCTGCTGACGCCACTGGGCGGGGTCGCCACCGCCGCCGCCATCGTCCTGTTCACCGTCGCCGTCCGACTGCTGATCTCGCCGCTCACCGTCGCCCAGGTCCGCGGGGAGCGGCGTCGCGCGGCGCTCGCCCCGCAGCTCCGCCAGCTCCGGCAGCGGTACGCGGGCGACCCGGCGAAGCTGCAGTCGGAGATGTTCGCGCTCTACCGCCGGGCCGGCGCGTCGCCGGTGGCGGGGTGCCTGCCGGCTCTGCTCCAGGCGCCGTTCTTCCTGGTCATGTACCGCCTGTTCGGCACCGGGGACGGTGCTGCCGGGTTGCTCGACGCGCGGCTGGCCGGGGTGCCGCTGGGCTGGCACCTGGGCGACGGGCTGTCACCGTCGGTGCTTGTGGTCTTCGGGGTGCTGCTGGCGGCCCTGCTCGGGTCGGCCCGGTTCCTGTCCCGGCGGGCCCAGCGGACGGCCGCGTCGGCAGATGCCCCGACGGATCAGCCGGGGGCGGCACTGCTGGCCCGGGTGATCCCGCTGCTGCCGTATGGCACGGTGCTGGTGGCGTTGGTGGTGCCGTTGGCGGCGGTGCTCTACCTGGTCACCACCACCGGGTGGACGGCGGCCGAGCACCTGCTGCTGCGCCGGCCACAGTCGGAACTCGTCGAAGCCATCGACGAACGTTGACAAGTAGCGGGGCGGGAGCGTAGAAAACCGCTCAGAGAGCGCTCTCTAGCTCCCGTCCCCCTCGGAGAGGCATCCCGATGAACGCTGTCCCGGCGGCCCCGGTCGCCCCCACCGCCCCGCGCCGGTCCCGCCGCCGGCTCGCCCTGGCGGTCACCCTCGCCACCGTCACCGCACTGACCGGCCTCTCGGTCGCGGCACAGGCCGCCGTCCCGACGCCGCCGTCGGGGTGGAACCTGATGTGGAGCGACGACTTCACAGGTGCGTCCGGCACCCTGCCGTCCTCGGCCAACTGGATCGTGGACACCGGCACCAGCTACCCCGGCGGCCCGGCCAACTGGGGCACCGGCGAGATCCAGACGTACACCGGAAGCACCGCCAACCTGGCCCAGGACGGTGCCGGCAACCTGCGGATCACCCCGCTGCGCGACTCCGCCGGCCGGTGGACCTCGGCCCGGATCGAGACGGTCCGCACCGACTTCAAGCCCCCGTCCGGCGGGGTGCTGGCGATCGAGGGGCGAATCCAGATGCCCAACGTCACGGCCGCCCAGGCGGCCGGCTACTGGCCGGCGTTCTGGGCGCTCGGTGCGCCCTATCGGGGCAACTACCAGAACTGGCCGGGCATCGGCGAGATCGACGTGATGGAGAACGTCAACGGGCTCAACCAGGTCTGGGGCGCGCTGCACTGCGGGGTCGCCCCCGGTGGCCCGTGCAACGAGTTCAGCGGGCTCGGCGCCACCCGGGTCTGCCCCGGCAGCGCCTGCCAGGCCGCCTTCCACACCTACCGCACCGAGTGGGACACCTCGGTCAGCCCGCAGCAACTGCGCTGGTACGTCGACGGGCAGCTGTTCCACACCGTCACCGAGACCCAGGTCGGTGCGACCTACTGGGCGCAGATGACCGGCCACGGCGGCTACTTCCTGCTGCTCAACGTGGCGATGGGCGGCTCCTTCCCGGACGGGGTGGCCGGCTACGTCACGCCGACCGGCTCGACGGTCTCCGGTCGGCCGATGCTCGTCGACTACGTCGCGGTCTACCGTCGGGGCGGCGGCTCCAACCCGACGCCGACCCCCACCACGCCGGCCCCGACCACGCCGCCGCCGTCCGGCACCGTGGACGCCTACGGCACGATCCAGGCCGAGGCGTTCTCCGGGCAGAACGGGGTCGCGGTCGAGACGTGTGCCGAGGGCGGGCAGAACATCGCCGCGCTGCGCAACGGCGACTGGGCCCGCTACGACAACGTGGACTTCGGCACCGGCGGGCCGCGCGACTTCCTGGCCCGGGTGGCGTCCGGGGCGGCCAGCGGGGTGAGTGGCCTGGTCGAGGTCCGGTTGGACAGCCCGACCGGCACCCCGATCGGTAGCTTCGCCCTGGCCAACACCGGTGGCTGGCAGAGCTGGCGGTCGGTGCCGGGCAACGTTTCGGCGGTGACCGGCCGGCACAGCGTCTACCTGACCTTCAGCAGCGGCCAGTCGGCCGACTTCGTCAACGTCAACTGGTTCACCTTCCGTCGCTGAGTCGGCAGTCGGGGTCCGTGCCGCGTCGGCACGGACCCCGTTGGCCCGTCGGCCGGTGCGGCCGGTGCGCGGTGCGGCCGGGGGCTGGGCCGGCGGGGAAGTTGTCCGGCGCTGGACATTAACAGTTAAGAGTCTTAATAATAGGCGGACGTAGACAACCGTGGATCGGTCCATCGGTCGTCCCGGCGGTCCCGCCCCCGGACCGCGCCCCCACCGGCCCGCGCAGGCGGGACGGTCACCCCCGCCCCGGTCCCTGGAGGCCACCCGTGAGACTCCGCTCCCCCCGCGCGGCCACCCTCGCCGTCGCGCTCGCCGCTGCCCTGGTCGCCGGCACGCTCGTGGCCCCGCCGGCCGCGTCCGCCGCCACCGCCGCCTTCGTCCGCACCGCCAGCTGGAGCAGCGGGTACGAGGCGAAGTTCACAGTCACCAACGACACCTCGACCGCGATCAGCTCGTGGAACGTCCAGTTCGACCTGCCGTCGGGCAGCGCCGTCGGCTCGTTCTGGGACGCCCGGCTGACCAGCTCCGGCCAGCACGTCACCGCCCTCAACCAGAGCTGGAACGGCAGCCTCGCACCGGGTGCCAGCACCACCTTCGGTTTCGTCGTCGCCGGCACCGGCGACCCGACCGACTGCACGGTCAACGGCGGGGCCTGCACCGGCGGCGGCCCCGGCAACCCGACCGGCCCGGCCACCCCCGGCGGGCTGCGGGTCACCGGCACCACCGCGTCCTCGGCCACGCTGGCCTGGAACGCCGTCTCCGGCACGGTCACCGGCTACCGGATCTACGAGGGCAGCACGGTGAAGGCCACCGTCACCGGCACCTCCACGACCGTCTCCGGGCTGGCCACCTGCTCCGCGCACAGCTGGACCGTCACGGCGTACAACTCGGTAGGCGAGTCGGCGAAGTCGGCAGCGGTCTCGGCCACCACCACCGGCTGCACCGGGGGCACCGGCCCGATGGCCGCCGCCCCCTACCTCTACCCGGGCTGGGGTGACCCGCCCGCACCGGCCACCGTGATGGGGGCGACCGGGGTCAAGTGGTTCACCGTCGCGTTCGTGCTCTCCGGTGGAGGCTGCACCCCCGCCTGGGACGGTTCCGGCCCGCTCACCGGTGGCGCGCACGCCAGCACCATCGCCGCGATCCGGGCGGCCGGCGGCGACGTCATCCCGTCGTTCGGCGGGTGGAGCGGCAACAAGCTCGGCCCGAACTGCGCGTCGGCAAGCGCCCTCGCCGGGGCCTACCAGCAGGTGATCAACGCGTACGGCCTGAAGGCGATCGACGTCGACATCGAGAACAGCGACGAGTTCGAGAACGAGGCGGTGCAGGACCGGATCCTCGGCGCGCTGAAGATCGTCAAGCAGAACAACCCGGGGATCAGGACGATCGTCACCTTCGGCACCACGACCACCGGGCCGTCGTACTACGGCACCCGGCTGGTCAGGCAGGCAGCCGCGCTCGGTGCGAACATCGACACCTTCACCATCATGCCGTTCGACTTCGGCGGCGGGGCGAACATGTACCAGAACTCCGTCGATGCCGCCGAGGGGCTGAAGAACACCCTGAAGTCGGCGTTCGGCTGGTCCGACGCCACCGCGTACGCGCACATGGGCATCAGCGGCATGAACGGCCTCTCCGACCAGCAGGAGCTGACCTCGCCGGCCACCTGGACCCAGATCCGGGACTGGGCCAAGGCCCGGGGGCTGTCCCGGTTCACCTTCTGGGCGGTCAACCGGGACCGGCCCTGCCCGGGTGGCGGAGTGGTCGCCAACTGCTCCGGCATCGCCCAGAACACCTGGGAGTTCACCTCGATCACCGCGAAGTTCTGACCGACGCCGCCCGAGGGACCGGCCGGTTGCGGCGGGCAGGTCTCTCGGGCCGAGCGGTCGCTCGGGCGGGGCGACCCGGTGGGGTGGCCCGGTGGGGTGGCCCGGTCAGTGGTCGGCGGTCGCCGACTGCCTGTCGTTCCGGTCGCGCCGGGAGCGGATCTTCTTGCCGGCCCAGCTCACGATCATGACGGCGAGGACCGCGAAGATGGCGTAGTTGAACCAGTCGCTGTACTTCTCGACGTCCTGCCAGCGCGAGCCCAGCGTGTAGCCGAGACCGACGACCAGCGCGTTCCACGCCCCGCTGCCCAGCGTGGTGAGCAGGACGAACTCGCCCATCGGCATCCGGTTCGCACCGGCCGGGACGGAGACCAGGCTGCGGACCACGGGCACCAGCCGGCCGATCAGCACCGCCCACCGGCCGTGCCGCTCGAACCAGCGGTCGGCCTTCTCCAGGTCGTCCCGGTCGACCAGCGGGATGTGGTCCAGCCAGCGCTTGAGCCGCTCCTCGCCGAGCGCGGCACCGAGCCAGTAGAGCACCAGTGCGCCGACCAGCGAGCCGACCGTCGCGGCGAGGACGATCACCACCAGGTTGAACCGGCCCTCGGCGGCGAGGTAACCCGCCATCGCCAGCACGATCTCGCTGGGGATCGGCGGGATGATGCTCTCCAGCGCCACCAGGAAGGCGACACCGGCCGCGCCGAGGGCGTCGATCACGCTCGCCACCCAGCCGGTCAGCCCGGTGAACTGGTTCGGGTCGACGTCCTGGGCGAGGGCCATCGTCGTCCTCCTCGGTGCCGGTGGGATCGGACAGTGGTACCCGCCCGACCACCGCTTACACCTGCGGGTGGGCCGGGCCACCCTGTCCCGCCCTGACCCGAGGCTCAGTCCGTCGGGTGCAGTTCCCGGTCCGCCGGCCCCTGCCGCCAGCCGGTGAACCGGACTGTCAACCCGCCCCGGGAGGGCGAGCAGCAGAACGGCCCGGCCAGCGCGACCGCGTCCGGGGCGAGCGGGGCCAGCCGGACCAACCGCCACCCCTCGTCGTCGGTGCAGGCCCGGACGGTCAACGCGTCGCCGTCCCGGCTGACCCGTACGGTCACCACGCGCCCGGTCCAGTCCGGCACCGGGGCCACCGACCAGTCCGAGAACTCCCTGGTGACCACCGCGCCGACCTGCGGCAGCCCGTCGCTGATCTCCACCCCGGCCTTCACCCAGTTCCGCTCGTCCACCCGGACCAGCACCCCGGCCTGGTCGAACTGCGCCGTGTAGTCCAGCACGAAGCTCACCTCGACCGCGCCGCTGGCGGGCAGCGCAGCGAGCAGCGCCGGCCCGTCGTCGTGGACGAAGCCGTAGCCGGTGTGCCGCCACAGGTCGCTCTCCGCCCCCGGCTCCACCAGCAGTCCACCGTCGTCGGTCCGGTCCACCCGCACCGGTGGGTGCGACCACCGGCCCTCGTCCCAGTCCACCGTGCGGGAGCCGTCCGTCGGATGATCAGCCATCCCGGCACCGTACCCCGGACCTCGCGGGAGGAGGACTCGCGTTTGCGGCGACGGCGGAACGGAGACATTAGGCCGGCATGGGTGACAGGTGGTACTCCGAGGCAGTCGTCTACTGCCTCGACGTCGACACGTACGCGGACTCCGACGGTGACGGGGTCGGTGACTTCCGTGGCCTCATCGGCCGGCTCGACTACCTGGCGCGGCTGGGGGTGACCTGCCTCTGGCTCAACCCGATCCATCCCTCGCCCAACCAGGACGACGGGTACGACGCGACCGACTTCTACAACGTCGACCCACGACTGGGGACCCTCGGCGACTTCGCCGAACTGCTGCACCAGGCGCAGAACCGGGGGATCCGGGTGATCATCGACCTGGTGGTCAACCACACCTCCGACCAGCACCCGTGGTTCCAGTCGGCCCGATCCTCGCCCGACTCGCCGTACCGTGACTGGTACGTCTGGGCCGACCACGAGCCGGCGGACCGGCACCAGGGCATGGTGTTCCCGGGCGAGCAGCACGAGACGTGGAGCTACGACCGGACCGCCAAGGCGTGGTTCTACCACCGCTTCTACAAGTTCCAGCCGGACCTGAACATCGAGAACCCGAAGGTCCGCGCCGAGATCAAGAAGATCACCTCGTTCTGGCTCCAGCTCGGCGTCTCCGGGTTCCGGATGGACGCCGTGCCGTTCATCATCGAGCAGACCGAGCCGGGCAACCCGGACGCGCCCAAGGACTTCGACTTCCTCACCGACCTGCGCCAGCACGTGCAGTGGCGGCGCGGCGACGCGGTGCTGCTGGCCGAGGCGAACGTCGAACCGGACCAGTTGCCCGTCTACTTCGGCGACGGCAGCGGCTCGGGCAACCGGATCCACATGCTCTTCGACTTCATGCTCAACGGCCGGCTGATGCTCGCCCTCGCCCGGGAGGACCCGGAGACGATCGTCGACGCGCTGCGCGACACCCCGAAGCTGCCCACCGGCGGCCAGTGGGCGACCTTCCTGCGCAACCACGACGAGATCGACCTGTCCCGGCTCACCGCCGACCAGCGCAACGACGTGCTGGCGAAGTTCGGGCCGGACGAGAACATGCAGCTCTACGGCCGGGGCATCCGGCGCCGGCTCGCCCCGATGCTCGGCAACGACCGCCGGCACATCGAGCTGGCGTACGCGCTCCAGTTCTCGCTGCGCGGCACGCCGGTGCTGCGTTACGGCGAGGAGATCGGGATGGGCGAGAACCTGGCGCTGGACGGGCGCAACGCGATCCGTACCCCGATGCAGTGGTCGTACAAGGAGAACGCGGGCTTCTCCACGGCCGACCCGGAGAAGCTGATCCGCCCGGTGATCGACCAGGGTGACTTTGGTTACCAGCAGGTCAACGTCACCGCCCAACGGGGTGACCCGAAGTCGCTGCTGGCCTGGTTCGAGCGGATGATCCGCACGCTGCGGGAGGCCCCCGAGATCGGCTCCGGCTCGACCTCGCACATCGACGTGCCGATGCCGGCCGGGGTGCTCGCGCACCGCGCCGACGGCCCCACCGGCACCATGGTCTTCCTGCACAACCTCGGCACCGAGGACGTCGAGGTGGACCTGGGCACCCTGGCCGCCGAGGCGGACCTGCCGATCGACGTGCTCACCGACCGGGGTTACGGCGACGTCGGCAAGCTGGACAGCCTGAAGCTGGGCGGGCACGGCTACCGCTGGATCCGGCTCTGCCGTTCCGCCACCTACTGACCGGAGTATCCGCCGGCCGGCCCGGTCGCTGACCGGGCCGGCCGGCGTGCCGCTGGGTTAAGCTCCTCCGATCGAGCCACAAGTTACCGGGAGGTAGTCGTGTCGGAGGAGCCCCGCGTCGCCATCGTGACCGGAGCCGCGCGCGGCATCGGCGCGGCCACCGCCAGTCGGCTGGCCGCCGACGGGATGGTCGTCGCCGTGGTCGACATCGAGGAGCAGGCGACCAGGCAGACGGTCGACGCGATCACCGCCGCCGGTGGTCGGGCGCTCGGGGTGGGTGCGGACGTGGCCGACCGGTCCCAGGTGGAGGCCGCCGTCGAGCGGATCGCCACCGAGCTGGGCGGGCCGACCGTGCTTGTCAACAACGCCGGGGTGCTGCGGGACAACCTGCTGTTCAAGATGACCGACGCCGACTGGGACACCGTGCTGGGGGTGCACCTGCGCGGCGCGTTCCTGTTCAGCCAGGCCGCCCAGCGGCACATGGTCGAGCGGAAGTACGGCCGGATCGTCAACCTCTCCAGCACCTCGGCGCTGGGTAACCGGGGCCAGGCCAACTACGCGGCGGCCAAGGCCGGCCTGCAGGGCTTCACCAAGACCCTCGCCATCGAGCTGGGGCCGTTCGGGGTGACGGTCAACGCGGTCGCCCCCGGCTTCATCGTCACCGACATGACCGCCGCCACCGCCGCCCGGATGAAGGTCGACTTCGACGACCTTCAGAAGCACGCCGCCGCCGAGATCCCGGTCCGCCGCCCCGGCCGTCCGGAGGACGTCGCGCACACCATCTCGTTCCTGGTCAGCGAGGGCGCGTCCTTCGTCTCCGGCCAGGTCGTCTACGTGGCCGGCGGCCCGAAGGACTGACCGGCGCGTTCCGCCACCGCCGTCCGGTCCGCACCGGGCGGCGGTGCCGGTCAGGCGGTGCCGGTCAGGCGGTGCCGGCCGTGCGGTGCGGGCGGCGGTGCCGGTCAGGCGGGCGGGCGGGCGTGAGGGCCGGTGGTGGTGCGGGTGCGCCGGAGCCAGAGCAGCCCGAGCACCGGCAGCACCAGCGGGATGTAGCCGTACCCGCTGCCG harbors:
- a CDS encoding YidC/Oxa1 family membrane protein insertase → MLAFSPVHDAAVAAGSFVGWLAELLTPLGGVATAAAIVLFTVAVRLLISPLTVAQVRGERRRAALAPQLRQLRQRYAGDPAKLQSEMFALYRRAGASPVAGCLPALLQAPFFLVMYRLFGTGDGAAGLLDARLAGVPLGWHLGDGLSPSVLVVFGVLLAALLGSARFLSRRAQRTAASADAPTDQPGAALLARVIPLLPYGTVLVALVVPLAAVLYLVTTTGWTAAEHLLLRRPQSELVEAIDER
- a CDS encoding carbohydrate-binding protein, which translates into the protein MNAVPAAPVAPTAPRRSRRRLALAVTLATVTALTGLSVAAQAAVPTPPSGWNLMWSDDFTGASGTLPSSANWIVDTGTSYPGGPANWGTGEIQTYTGSTANLAQDGAGNLRITPLRDSAGRWTSARIETVRTDFKPPSGGVLAIEGRIQMPNVTAAQAAGYWPAFWALGAPYRGNYQNWPGIGEIDVMENVNGLNQVWGALHCGVAPGGPCNEFSGLGATRVCPGSACQAAFHTYRTEWDTSVSPQQLRWYVDGQLFHTVTETQVGATYWAQMTGHGGYFLLLNVAMGGSFPDGVAGYVTPTGSTVSGRPMLVDYVAVYRRGGGSNPTPTPTTPAPTTPPPSGTVDAYGTIQAEAFSGQNGVAVETCAEGGQNIAALRNGDWARYDNVDFGTGGPRDFLARVASGAASGVSGLVEVRLDSPTGTPIGSFALANTGGWQSWRSVPGNVSAVTGRHSVYLTFSSGQSADFVNVNWFTFRR
- a CDS encoding cellulose binding domain-containing protein codes for the protein MRLRSPRAATLAVALAAALVAGTLVAPPAASAATAAFVRTASWSSGYEAKFTVTNDTSTAISSWNVQFDLPSGSAVGSFWDARLTSSGQHVTALNQSWNGSLAPGASTTFGFVVAGTGDPTDCTVNGGACTGGGPGNPTGPATPGGLRVTGTTASSATLAWNAVSGTVTGYRIYEGSTVKATVTGTSTTVSGLATCSAHSWTVTAYNSVGESAKSAAVSATTTGCTGGTGPMAAAPYLYPGWGDPPAPATVMGATGVKWFTVAFVLSGGGCTPAWDGSGPLTGGAHASTIAAIRAAGGDVIPSFGGWSGNKLGPNCASASALAGAYQQVINAYGLKAIDVDIENSDEFENEAVQDRILGALKIVKQNNPGIRTIVTFGTTTTGPSYYGTRLVRQAAALGANIDTFTIMPFDFGGGANMYQNSVDAAEGLKNTLKSAFGWSDATAYAHMGISGMNGLSDQQELTSPATWTQIRDWAKARGLSRFTFWAVNRDRPCPGGGVVANCSGIAQNTWEFTSITAKF
- a CDS encoding DedA family protein; this translates as MALAQDVDPNQFTGLTGWVASVIDALGAAGVAFLVALESIIPPIPSEIVLAMAGYLAAEGRFNLVVIVLAATVGSLVGALVLYWLGAALGEERLKRWLDHIPLVDRDDLEKADRWFERHGRWAVLIGRLVPVVRSLVSVPAGANRMPMGEFVLLTTLGSGAWNALVVGLGYTLGSRWQDVEKYSDWFNYAIFAVLAVMIVSWAGKKIRSRRDRNDRQSATADH
- a CDS encoding DUF1349 domain-containing protein, with protein sequence MADHPTDGSRTVDWDEGRWSHPPVRVDRTDDGGLLVEPGAESDLWRHTGYGFVHDDGPALLAALPASGAVEVSFVLDYTAQFDQAGVLVRVDERNWVKAGVEISDGLPQVGAVVTREFSDWSVAPVPDWTGRVVTVRVSRDGDALTVRACTDDEGWRLVRLAPLAPDAVALAGPFCCSPSRGGLTVRFTGWRQGPADRELHPTD
- a CDS encoding alpha-amylase family protein — its product is MGDRWYSEAVVYCLDVDTYADSDGDGVGDFRGLIGRLDYLARLGVTCLWLNPIHPSPNQDDGYDATDFYNVDPRLGTLGDFAELLHQAQNRGIRVIIDLVVNHTSDQHPWFQSARSSPDSPYRDWYVWADHEPADRHQGMVFPGEQHETWSYDRTAKAWFYHRFYKFQPDLNIENPKVRAEIKKITSFWLQLGVSGFRMDAVPFIIEQTEPGNPDAPKDFDFLTDLRQHVQWRRGDAVLLAEANVEPDQLPVYFGDGSGSGNRIHMLFDFMLNGRLMLALAREDPETIVDALRDTPKLPTGGQWATFLRNHDEIDLSRLTADQRNDVLAKFGPDENMQLYGRGIRRRLAPMLGNDRRHIELAYALQFSLRGTPVLRYGEEIGMGENLALDGRNAIRTPMQWSYKENAGFSTADPEKLIRPVIDQGDFGYQQVNVTAQRGDPKSLLAWFERMIRTLREAPEIGSGSTSHIDVPMPAGVLAHRADGPTGTMVFLHNLGTEDVEVDLGTLAAEADLPIDVLTDRGYGDVGKLDSLKLGGHGYRWIRLCRSATY
- the fabG gene encoding 3-oxoacyl-ACP reductase FabG, giving the protein MSEEPRVAIVTGAARGIGAATASRLAADGMVVAVVDIEEQATRQTVDAITAAGGRALGVGADVADRSQVEAAVERIATELGGPTVLVNNAGVLRDNLLFKMTDADWDTVLGVHLRGAFLFSQAAQRHMVERKYGRIVNLSSTSALGNRGQANYAAAKAGLQGFTKTLAIELGPFGVTVNAVAPGFIVTDMTAATAARMKVDFDDLQKHAAAEIPVRRPGRPEDVAHTISFLVSEGASFVSGQVVYVAGGPKD